One bacterium DNA segment encodes these proteins:
- a CDS encoding ABC transporter permease: MTSYTARRVLSTLPVLAGITAFVFLMLHLVPGDPVVLLLGEGGVASPEAMNALRHELGLTDPLPVQFVRYAGDMARGDWGRSIRFNRPVLALLIENARYTIELAAAALVIAVAAGVPLGILAAVQRTRWGDSAAMFVSLVGVSMPSFWLGALLIFVFSLHFRWFPAIGQGGPNRLVLPGIALAFAPMASLARLVRSSLLETFGEDYVRTARAKGMAEPAVVMRHAFRNALIPVITFFGLELGRLLAGAFVVETVFSRIGLGRTIVNAILNKDFPVVQGAVLFVAVLYVAVNLAVDLSYAVLDPRVRFE, encoded by the coding sequence ATGACGTCGTACACGGCACGGCGGGTGCTGTCCACGCTGCCGGTGCTCGCCGGGATCACGGCGTTCGTGTTCTTGATGCTGCACCTCGTGCCCGGAGATCCGGTGGTGCTGCTGTTGGGGGAGGGCGGCGTCGCCTCCCCCGAAGCGATGAACGCACTGCGCCATGAGCTCGGACTGACCGACCCTCTCCCGGTACAGTTTGTCCGCTACGCCGGCGACATGGCCCGCGGCGATTGGGGCCGGTCGATTCGCTTCAACCGGCCGGTGTTGGCACTCCTGATCGAAAACGCGCGGTACACGATCGAGCTCGCCGCCGCGGCGCTCGTGATCGCGGTGGCCGCCGGCGTGCCCCTCGGGATCCTCGCGGCGGTGCAGCGCACGCGGTGGGGAGACAGCGCGGCGATGTTCGTGTCGCTCGTCGGCGTGTCGATGCCCAGCTTCTGGCTTGGGGCGCTGCTGATCTTCGTGTTCTCGCTGCACTTCCGATGGTTCCCCGCGATCGGCCAGGGCGGGCCGAACCGCCTCGTGCTCCCGGGCATCGCGCTCGCCTTCGCGCCCATGGCAAGCCTCGCCCGCCTCGTCCGAAGCAGCCTCCTGGAAACCTTCGGCGAGGACTACGTGCGCACGGCGCGGGCGAAAGGCATGGCCGAACCCGCGGTCGTGATGCGGCATGCCTTTCGCAACGCGTTGATCCCGGTCATCACGTTCTTCGGCCTCGAGCTGGGGCGCCTGCTGGCCGGCGCGTTCGTCGTCGAGACGGTATTTTCGCGGATCGGACTGGGGCGGACGATCGTCAACGCGATCCTGAACAAGGACTTTCCGGTGGTCCAGGGCGCGGTGCTGTTCGTCGCGGTGCTGTACGTCGCCGTCAATCTGGCCGTCGACCTGTCATACGCGGTGCTCGACCCGCGCGTTCGCTTCGAGTGA
- a CDS encoding ABC transporter substrate-binding protein translates to MTLGIRQEPSTTDPHASANGVSQRVLAHLYDGLVYMTPDGAYHPWLATKWTIAPDGKTYTLTLRTGVKFHDGTPFNAAAVKVSLDRIVDPATRSTSAISAIGPYASSEVIDASTIRVHLREPYSPFLNALSQPWLGIVSPTAVKSWGRDFAQHPVGTGPFKFVEMVAQDHITMVRNPDYAWPPSAGKAHSGPAYLERLVVRTVPEDSTRLATLQNGETNLIEPLPEQSVAQVQGDPNLYVLKQLETGAGRVVLINSQRAPTNDVRVRRAIEFGVDTATLVKTLYYGQHVVGRGPVSPPMAGYDKSLEKIYTYDPAKARQILEEAGWRPGPGGVRTKDGQPLRMSLYIIPNIGSEPTAEYLQSQLRQVGIDLEIKALARAAWYEGINKGDHNMTLAFFIWPDPDMLRTLYYSTNIPFNWFHYNNPDVDRMLLQASRLADMGARIRLYRQVMRKVMDDALPLTLYYENNILGARRTLQGVKFDAVGYPLFYDAYITR, encoded by the coding sequence TTGACCCTCGGAATTCGCCAGGAGCCGAGCACCACCGATCCGCACGCGTCCGCCAACGGAGTGTCGCAGCGGGTGCTCGCGCACCTGTACGACGGACTCGTGTACATGACCCCGGACGGCGCGTACCATCCGTGGCTGGCCACCAAGTGGACGATCGCCCCGGATGGCAAAACCTACACGCTGACGCTCCGCACGGGGGTGAAGTTCCACGACGGCACGCCGTTCAACGCCGCGGCCGTCAAGGTGAGCCTCGATCGTATCGTCGACCCGGCGACACGATCCACGTCCGCCATCTCCGCGATCGGCCCGTACGCCTCGAGCGAGGTTATCGACGCGTCCACGATTCGCGTGCATCTCAGGGAGCCGTACAGTCCCTTCCTCAACGCGCTGAGCCAGCCGTGGCTGGGCATCGTCTCACCGACGGCGGTCAAGAGTTGGGGCCGGGATTTCGCGCAGCATCCGGTGGGCACGGGGCCGTTCAAATTCGTCGAGATGGTCGCGCAAGACCACATCACGATGGTGCGCAACCCCGACTACGCCTGGCCGCCCTCGGCCGGGAAGGCCCACTCCGGCCCGGCGTATCTGGAGCGGCTCGTGGTCCGCACGGTCCCTGAAGATTCGACCCGGCTCGCGACCCTGCAGAACGGCGAAACAAATCTCATCGAGCCGCTGCCCGAGCAGAGCGTGGCGCAGGTCCAGGGCGACCCCAACCTCTACGTCCTGAAACAGCTCGAGACCGGCGCCGGGCGCGTGGTGCTGATCAACAGCCAGCGCGCGCCGACGAACGACGTGCGCGTCCGCCGGGCGATCGAGTTCGGGGTCGATACCGCCACCCTGGTAAAGACGCTCTACTACGGGCAGCACGTCGTGGGACGAGGTCCGGTGTCCCCGCCGATGGCCGGCTACGACAAGAGCCTCGAGAAGATCTATACGTATGACCCGGCGAAGGCCCGGCAGATCCTCGAGGAGGCCGGATGGCGGCCCGGTCCCGGCGGCGTCCGGACCAAGGACGGGCAGCCGCTGCGGATGAGCCTCTATATCATCCCGAATATCGGCTCCGAGCCGACGGCGGAGTACCTCCAGTCCCAACTCCGGCAGGTGGGCATCGATCTCGAGATCAAAGCGCTCGCCCGCGCGGCGTGGTACGAGGGGATCAACAAGGGCGACCACAATATGACGCTCGCGTTCTTCATCTGGCCGGATCCGGACATGCTGCGCACCCTCTACTACTCGACCAACATCCCGTTCAACTGGTTCCACTACAACAATCCCGACGTGGACCGGATGCTGCTCCAGGCGAGCCGTCTCGCCGACATGGGCGCGCGGATTCGCCTCTACCGGCAGGTCATGCGGAAGGTCATGGACGATGCGCTGCCCCTGACCCTGTATTACGAGAACAACATCCTGGGGGCACGCCGCACGCTGCAGGGCGTGAAGTTCGACGCGGTGGGATATCCGTTGTTCTATGACGCCTACATCACCCGGTGA
- a CDS encoding RraA family protein produces MPVEQLGFRGFRTIRRPSPDVIRRLAQFAPPDLSDVMHASHTVHPSIHPIYPLRRRIAGPAVTVAVPRGGFNVIKFGMQQTQPGDVMVVNAWGIDAYAVWGGNVSKGMRRRGVAGVIIDGAARDPDEAEAVDFPVFARHQATATPPLDGPGEVNVPVACGGVVVHPGDIVVADANGIAVIPAAAAEWVLGQVQDLKQRHARVQPVLERGEVTAIDGIIEGLRKQGFAIDGGAPD; encoded by the coding sequence ATGCCGGTAGAACAGCTTGGTTTTCGAGGTTTTCGCACGATTCGGCGTCCATCGCCCGACGTGATCCGGCGCCTCGCCCAGTTTGCGCCGCCCGACCTCTCGGACGTAATGCACGCGTCGCATACGGTCCATCCGAGCATCCACCCGATCTATCCGCTGCGGCGCAGGATCGCCGGGCCGGCCGTGACCGTGGCGGTTCCGCGCGGCGGGTTCAACGTCATCAAGTTCGGGATGCAGCAGACGCAGCCGGGCGACGTGATGGTGGTCAACGCATGGGGAATCGACGCCTACGCGGTCTGGGGCGGCAACGTCAGCAAAGGGATGCGGCGCCGAGGCGTCGCGGGCGTGATCATCGACGGCGCGGCGCGCGATCCGGACGAGGCCGAGGCCGTCGACTTTCCCGTCTTCGCCCGCCACCAGGCGACGGCGACTCCGCCGCTCGACGGGCCCGGAGAGGTGAACGTTCCGGTCGCGTGCGGCGGGGTGGTGGTGCATCCCGGCGACATCGTGGTGGCCGACGCCAACGGCATCGCCGTCATCCCGGCGGCCGCCGCGGAGTGGGTGTTGGGGCAGGTCCAGGACCTCAAGCAGCGCCACGCGCGTGTTCAGCCGGTGCTGGAGCGCGGCGAGGTCACCGCGATCGACGGCATCATCGAGGGGCTGCGGAAGCAGGGCTTCGCGATCGACGGCGGCGCGCCCGACTAG
- a CDS encoding ABC transporter substrate-binding protein — protein MRRTWLLLVALAVLSLPQVGFTAAGPQRGGSLVYALDGSPDRIDPNLSGLRTAQIVFFQIFDPLLVRDPKDNAFKPWLATSWEVSPDGKTYTFHLRPGVRFQDGTPFDAAAVKFNFDRTHNPALGARCGGCAVGFYESADVVNPATVRIHLKSPWAPFMDAASLFYRMVSPAGVRKAGDQDFGRQPVGTGPFRFVEWVPNDHVTLERNPGYNWAPSMFTHQGPAYLDRVTFRIIPEPSTRVGALQSGELQVTTAVSPQDFQRLARDARFRPIIGLAPGSPYNWAINITKAPTDDLAVRQAMELGINRDLIARVVYGPFQQYGAYRPAFTMLSPVTWGYDKGSEIYRYDPAKAKALLDAAGWKLGPDGVRVKGGQRLALVFNAWEHGIPELVQSELRGIGMDVKIGIYDALTVNENQRKGQSNLSPLPGARTDPDVLSAFLHSRNAGGGGFNFSFARDPMLDRLFDEGATEVNTAKRKQIYAEALRYAMDKAYMLPITTRDNVSLESAKVQGLRFDATGFFPFLYDTSLAP, from the coding sequence ATGCGGCGAACGTGGCTTCTGCTCGTGGCGTTGGCGGTCTTGAGTCTTCCACAGGTCGGGTTCACCGCTGCGGGGCCGCAGCGGGGCGGGTCGCTCGTCTACGCGCTCGACGGAAGTCCGGACCGGATCGACCCGAACCTCTCCGGGCTGCGGACGGCGCAGATCGTCTTCTTCCAGATCTTCGACCCGCTCCTCGTCCGCGATCCGAAGGACAACGCGTTCAAGCCGTGGCTTGCGACCTCGTGGGAGGTGTCGCCGGACGGCAAGACATACACGTTTCATCTCCGGCCGGGCGTGCGCTTCCAAGACGGCACGCCCTTCGACGCGGCCGCGGTGAAGTTCAATTTCGACCGCACGCACAACCCGGCGCTCGGCGCCCGCTGCGGCGGCTGCGCGGTCGGATTCTACGAGTCGGCCGATGTCGTGAACCCGGCGACCGTGCGCATCCACCTCAAGTCGCCGTGGGCGCCGTTCATGGATGCGGCGAGCCTCTTCTACCGCATGGTCTCACCCGCCGGCGTCCGCAAGGCCGGGGACCAGGACTTCGGCCGCCAGCCGGTCGGCACCGGACCGTTCCGCTTCGTAGAGTGGGTGCCGAACGACCACGTAACGCTGGAGCGCAACCCCGGCTACAACTGGGCGCCGTCGATGTTCACGCACCAGGGCCCGGCCTACCTCGACCGGGTGACGTTTCGCATCATTCCCGAGCCGTCCACCCGCGTCGGCGCGCTGCAGAGCGGTGAGCTGCAGGTGACCACCGCGGTATCGCCGCAGGATTTCCAGCGGCTGGCCCGCGACGCGCGGTTCCGGCCGATCATCGGCCTTGCGCCCGGCTCGCCGTACAACTGGGCGATCAATATCACGAAGGCGCCGACGGACGATCTCGCCGTCCGCCAGGCGATGGAGTTGGGCATCAACCGCGATCTCATCGCTCGCGTGGTCTACGGGCCGTTCCAGCAGTACGGCGCCTACCGGCCCGCCTTTACGATGCTCAGTCCCGTCACCTGGGGCTACGACAAAGGCTCCGAGATCTACCGCTACGATCCGGCGAAGGCGAAGGCGCTCCTGGACGCCGCCGGCTGGAAACTCGGTCCGGACGGCGTGCGGGTGAAGGGCGGCCAGCGGCTCGCGCTCGTGTTCAACGCCTGGGAGCACGGCATCCCGGAGCTCGTGCAGTCCGAGCTCCGCGGCATCGGGATGGACGTCAAGATCGGGATCTACGACGCGCTGACCGTGAACGAAAATCAGCGGAAGGGCCAATCCAACCTTTCGCCGCTGCCGGGCGCGCGCACCGATCCGGATGTGCTGTCGGCGTTCCTGCACTCGCGGAACGCCGGGGGCGGCGGCTTCAACTTCTCGTTCGCCAGGGATCCGATGCTGGACCGGCTGTTCGACGAGGGTGCGACCGAGGTCAACACGGCGAAGCGCAAGCAGATCTACGCGGAGGCGCTGCGCTACGCGATGGACAAGGCGTACATGCTGCCGATCACGACTCGGGACAACGTTTCACTCGAGTCGGCCAAGGTCCAGGGGCTGCGCTTCGACGCGACGGGCTTCTTCCCGTTCCTCTACGACACGTCGCTCGCGCCGTGA
- a CDS encoding ABC transporter permease, translating to MGSFLGYRLLHSAFVVAGVLVLVSVMIHLVPGDPAQLMVGDAPVSAEQLRIIRHSLGLDRPLYVQLADDARRFAAGDLGRSLRSGRPISDSLRAALPSTLSLAVAAMVFGLLVGVPAGVLASVRRGGWLDTSVTAFAVVGISLPSFWTGILLIVVFAVQLGWLPTSGQAGLRALVLPALTLGWYPAGALARLLRSSMLEVLRKDYVGVARAKGLRERTVVVRHALRNALLPTVTLGSVQFGTLLSGAIVTETVFARDGVGRLVVDGILQRDFPVVQGVVLLIAVIYTLVNLATDIMYAWLDPRIRYS from the coding sequence ATGGGGTCGTTTCTCGGCTACAGGCTGCTCCACAGCGCGTTCGTGGTCGCAGGGGTCCTGGTGTTGGTGTCGGTGATGATCCATCTCGTCCCGGGCGACCCGGCGCAGCTGATGGTGGGCGACGCGCCGGTGTCGGCGGAGCAGCTGCGGATCATCCGGCACAGCCTCGGGCTCGACCGGCCGCTCTACGTGCAGCTCGCGGACGACGCGCGGCGGTTCGCCGCGGGGGACCTGGGTCGTTCCCTGCGCTCGGGCCGGCCGATCAGCGACAGCCTGCGTGCCGCGCTGCCCTCAACGCTGTCGCTCGCGGTCGCGGCGATGGTCTTCGGGCTGCTCGTCGGAGTCCCGGCCGGCGTGCTGGCGTCCGTTCGCCGCGGCGGCTGGCTCGACACCTCGGTGACCGCCTTCGCCGTCGTCGGTATTTCGCTGCCGTCGTTCTGGACGGGGATCCTGTTGATCGTGGTCTTCGCCGTGCAGCTCGGCTGGCTGCCGACCAGCGGGCAGGCGGGGCTGCGCGCGCTGGTGCTGCCGGCGCTGACCCTGGGATGGTACCCGGCCGGCGCGCTCGCGCGGCTGCTCCGCAGCTCGATGCTGGAAGTGCTCCGGAAAGACTACGTCGGCGTGGCACGGGCGAAGGGCCTGCGTGAACGGACCGTCGTCGTCCGGCACGCCCTCCGCAACGCGCTCTTGCCAACCGTGACGCTGGGATCGGTCCAGTTCGGCACGCTGCTCAGCGGGGCAATCGTGACCGAGACCGTCTTCGCGCGGGACGGCGTCGGCCGGCTCGTGGTCGACGGCATCTTGCAGAGGGATTTCCCCGTGGTGCAGGGCGTGGTGCTCCTGATCGCCGTGATCTACACACTCGTGAATCTCGCCACGGACATCATGTATGCGTGGCTCGACCCGCGCATCCGGTACTCGTGA
- a CDS encoding ABC transporter permease, with translation MARPAHPVLVTAAAPRWARLLRRANGASRAAFVFLAAIVAVAAVPGPVARYDPVQMSPEAVLASPSAAHPFGTDEFGRDIASRVVYGARISLGYAVLATAISITAGTLIGVTTAYYGGAYDNILMRAVDVLMAFPGILLALIVVTLLGPGLTHAMVAVGIGQTPGAGRVVRAATLGTKSNLYIEASRAAGGSGTWIMWRHLLPNIRHVVLVLATLGYGAAILIGASLSFLGLGAQPPTPEWGSMLETARGYLQSNWWVGVLPGVVLGATLLCVNVVGDQLRDIFDPSLRLD, from the coding sequence GTGGCTCGACCCGCGCATCCGGTACTCGTGACGGCCGCCGCGCCTCGATGGGCCCGGTTGCTGCGGCGCGCCAACGGCGCGAGCCGCGCGGCGTTTGTCTTTCTCGCGGCGATCGTCGCGGTCGCGGCCGTGCCCGGACCGGTGGCCCGGTACGACCCGGTCCAGATGAGCCCCGAGGCAGTGCTCGCGTCGCCGTCCGCGGCGCATCCGTTCGGGACGGACGAGTTCGGGCGCGACATCGCGAGCCGCGTAGTGTACGGCGCCCGCATCTCGCTCGGGTATGCCGTGCTGGCGACGGCGATCAGCATCACGGCCGGCACGCTCATCGGCGTGACGACCGCCTACTACGGGGGCGCCTACGACAACATCCTTATGCGCGCCGTCGACGTGCTGATGGCGTTTCCGGGCATTCTGCTCGCGCTCATCGTGGTCACGCTGCTCGGGCCGGGATTGACCCACGCGATGGTGGCGGTCGGGATCGGCCAGACGCCGGGGGCGGGTCGCGTCGTCAGAGCGGCGACCCTCGGCACGAAGAGCAACCTGTACATCGAGGCGTCGCGCGCCGCGGGAGGCTCCGGCACCTGGATCATGTGGCGGCATCTCTTGCCGAACATCCGGCACGTCGTCCTCGTCCTAGCCACGCTCGGCTACGGCGCCGCGATTCTGATCGGGGCGTCGCTGAGCTTTCTCGGGCTCGGCGCGCAGCCGCCCACCCCCGAATGGGGCAGCATGCTGGAGACCGCCCGCGGATATCTGCAGAGCAACTGGTGGGTCGGTGTGCTGCCGGGCGTGGTACTCGGCGCCACGCTGCTGTGCGTGAACGTCGTCGGCGATCAACTGCGGGACATTTTCGACCCGAGCCTCAGGCTCGATTAG
- a CDS encoding gamma-glutamyltransferase → MRTGAIACPEPPAAETGERIFAGGGTALEAAVAAAAVQGVTNPLGCGLGGMAHIMVVRRGWPAPRFLNASVAVGSRAEPGVFEEAFLGRSERAGRYLIAGDRNQLGYESIMTPGFVRGMETLLHLGGGCLGWPALFEPAAGIAGDGFPVYSYLESYYTFEGGDRPGYPDVFRKLGRDAAARERYLPGGRPMRTGETMRQPEYGRTLERLARGGPDEFYRGALAREMAADFSARGAFVTAEDLAAYAVQPAEPVQGTFKGLEVYSAPPPAHGVVLVTMLNLAEALDLGRLEWNSPDYVEAVAWATRAAFADCMPYLSDPAFVTVPAAWLVSKERLRGVGREFALETGHAGGMPADGHTTHVSALDSDGDVVSITHSIGSIAGSGVMTPGLGFLHNNFLGHFNPLRGYHNSIAPRKRMGGGCPTIVYRAGAPWLAIGSSGGSRLISAVFQTLLNVVLFRMPLLAALAAPRIHSEAGRKIYVEPALAETVAEPLRRRGYEVDVTIYMGCNQAVEWTPAGPAAASDPRGGMGVGLWPGARGQDRT, encoded by the coding sequence ATGCGCACGGGAGCGATTGCGTGTCCGGAGCCGCCGGCCGCGGAAACCGGCGAGCGGATCTTCGCCGGGGGCGGGACCGCGCTCGAGGCGGCCGTCGCCGCGGCGGCGGTGCAGGGCGTCACCAATCCGCTCGGCTGCGGCCTCGGCGGCATGGCGCATATCATGGTCGTGCGCCGCGGCTGGCCCGCGCCGCGGTTTCTCAACGCGTCCGTCGCGGTGGGCTCGCGGGCCGAGCCCGGCGTCTTTGAAGAGGCGTTTTTGGGTCGCAGCGAGCGCGCGGGTCGCTATCTGATCGCGGGCGACCGCAACCAGTTGGGCTACGAGTCGATCATGACGCCCGGCTTCGTGCGGGGGATGGAGACGCTGCTCCATCTGGGAGGCGGCTGCCTCGGCTGGCCGGCGCTGTTCGAGCCCGCCGCCGGGATCGCCGGCGACGGATTCCCGGTATACTCTTATCTCGAGTCGTATTACACGTTTGAAGGAGGCGACCGGCCCGGTTATCCGGACGTTTTCCGGAAGCTGGGCCGGGACGCGGCCGCGCGGGAGCGCTATCTGCCCGGCGGCCGGCCGATGCGGACCGGCGAGACGATGCGCCAGCCCGAGTACGGCCGCACGCTGGAACGCCTCGCCCGCGGCGGACCGGACGAATTCTATCGCGGCGCGCTGGCCCGCGAGATGGCCGCGGATTTCAGCGCGCGCGGCGCGTTCGTGACGGCCGAAGACCTCGCGGCCTACGCGGTCCAGCCCGCCGAGCCGGTGCAGGGGACGTTCAAGGGGCTCGAGGTGTACTCCGCGCCGCCCCCCGCCCACGGCGTGGTGCTCGTGACGATGCTCAACCTGGCCGAGGCGCTGGACCTCGGCCGGCTCGAGTGGAACAGCCCCGACTACGTGGAGGCGGTGGCGTGGGCGACCCGCGCGGCCTTCGCCGACTGCATGCCGTACCTCTCGGACCCGGCGTTCGTCACCGTGCCGGCCGCGTGGCTCGTGTCGAAGGAGCGGCTCCGCGGCGTCGGGCGCGAGTTCGCGCTCGAGACCGGGCACGCCGGCGGGATGCCGGCCGACGGCCACACCACCCACGTCTCCGCGCTCGACAGTGACGGCGACGTCGTCAGCATCACGCATTCGATCGGGTCGATCGCCGGGTCCGGCGTGATGACGCCGGGGCTCGGGTTCCTGCACAACAACTTCCTCGGGCACTTCAACCCGCTGCGCGGCTACCACAATTCGATCGCGCCGCGGAAGCGCATGGGCGGAGGTTGTCCGACGATCGTCTACCGCGCCGGCGCGCCGTGGCTCGCGATCGGGTCGTCCGGCGGGAGCCGCTTGATCAGCGCGGTGTTCCAGACGCTGCTGAACGTCGTGCTCTTCCGGATGCCGCTCCTGGCCGCGCTCGCGGCGCCGCGCATCCACAGCGAGGCCGGACGCAAGATCTACGTGGAGCCCGCGCTCGCGGAGACCGTCGCCGAACCGCTTCGCCGCCGCGGGTACGAGGTCGACGTGACGATCTACATGGGCTGCAATCAGGCCGTCGAGTGGACGCCGGCGGGGCCGGCGGCGGCATCGGATCCGCGCGGCGGAATGGGCGTCGGCCTGTGGCCCGGTGCGCGCGGACAGGACCGGACATGA
- a CDS encoding CapA family protein has product MTVVRTNRPDGGPISLCLTGDVMLERPLLRTGANAAAPATLEAYALLQHADVGVVNLETVLTDTGAPASKLVTMRSDPALARELPRIGCRVATVANNHALDYGADGLLRTLDALRDAGVAAAGGGRDFDAAMAPAIVEARGRRVAIFSFATTLPHGFAARAGVPGIAPIRIRTSYYYDSETLDEVPGMSPYVQTEANPDDVERACGAIRSARRRADLVVVAMHWGIPNGWVAAHQGPLAGYQRPLGRQIIDAGADAIVGHNAHMLHGMELYHGRPILYSIGDFVFHTHAEGRTIALRRAYPPYNTAPLHAPITKLTCAVRMLAGRERIDRVEVVPVVLNALGEPELVTGGSAESVLAFVDEQSAPLGARLRRDGGCAVLVEAAAC; this is encoded by the coding sequence ATGACCGTGGTGCGGACGAACCGCCCGGACGGCGGGCCCATCTCGCTCTGCCTCACGGGGGACGTGATGCTCGAGCGTCCGCTCCTGCGAACCGGCGCGAACGCCGCCGCGCCCGCGACGCTCGAGGCCTACGCGCTGCTCCAGCACGCGGACGTCGGCGTCGTCAATCTCGAAACGGTGCTGACGGACACGGGTGCGCCGGCCAGCAAACTGGTGACGATGCGCAGCGATCCCGCGCTCGCCCGCGAACTGCCGCGCATCGGCTGCCGCGTCGCCACCGTCGCCAACAACCACGCCCTCGACTACGGCGCCGATGGGCTGCTCCGCACGCTCGACGCGCTCCGGGACGCGGGCGTTGCCGCGGCCGGCGGCGGCCGCGATTTCGACGCGGCGATGGCTCCGGCGATCGTGGAGGCGCGCGGCCGGCGCGTGGCGATCTTTTCGTTTGCGACGACGCTCCCCCACGGTTTCGCGGCGCGGGCCGGCGTGCCGGGCATCGCGCCGATTCGGATCCGGACGAGCTATTACTACGACAGCGAGACGCTGGACGAGGTCCCGGGGATGTCTCCCTACGTCCAGACCGAAGCGAATCCGGACGACGTCGAGCGGGCGTGCGGTGCGATCCGGTCGGCGCGCCGGCGCGCCGACCTGGTCGTCGTGGCGATGCACTGGGGCATCCCGAACGGCTGGGTCGCCGCCCATCAAGGCCCGCTGGCCGGCTACCAGCGCCCGCTCGGCCGGCAGATCATCGACGCCGGCGCCGATGCGATCGTCGGCCACAACGCGCACATGCTGCACGGCATGGAACTCTATCACGGCCGGCCGATCCTCTATTCGATCGGGGATTTCGTGTTCCACACCCACGCCGAGGGCCGCACGATCGCGCTGCGCCGGGCATACCCGCCGTACAACACGGCGCCGCTGCACGCGCCGATCACAAAGCTGACCTGCGCCGTCCGGATGCTCGCCGGGCGCGAGAGAATCGACCGCGTCGAGGTCGTGCCCGTGGTGCTGAACGCGCTGGGAGAGCCCGAGCTGGTGACGGGCGGGTCCGCCGAATCCGTGCTCGCGTTCGTCGACGAGCAGAGCGCGCCACTCGGAGCGCGGCTGCGCCGCGACGGCGGGTGCGCGGTGCTCGTGGAGGCGGCCGCGTGCTGA
- a CDS encoding aldolase/citrate lyase family protein: MLRPNRVRVAYREGRPSFGVYARIPSTATIELLAHAGLDFVRIDLLENHIGPETLRALIQAAHAAGITPFVRVPAVDPDAIRTALDLGASGVIVPEVESAADVATAVRAAKLPPHGRRRIGLTGVDGHGRIAPEEYATWAAEHVLLGVQVETRAALDDLDAILAVPGLDMVLGGRGTLAAQLGVPGQRDHPRVVETEARLMDRARDAGKIISITYMPVRDPAQTTPVCDWIARGIHSVALGLDADFVYVYRRLLATLAPAAPARRREV, from the coding sequence GTGCTGAGGCCGAATCGCGTGCGGGTCGCGTACCGGGAGGGACGGCCTTCGTTCGGCGTCTACGCGCGCATCCCGTCGACGGCGACGATCGAGCTCCTGGCCCACGCCGGTCTTGACTTCGTGCGCATCGACCTTCTGGAGAACCACATCGGGCCGGAAACGCTCCGCGCCTTGATTCAGGCCGCGCATGCGGCCGGCATCACGCCGTTCGTGCGGGTCCCGGCGGTGGACCCGGACGCCATCCGAACGGCACTCGACCTCGGCGCCTCGGGGGTGATCGTGCCGGAGGTGGAGAGCGCCGCCGACGTCGCGACCGCGGTACGCGCGGCCAAGCTGCCGCCCCACGGCCGCCGCCGAATCGGACTGACCGGCGTCGACGGGCACGGCCGGATTGCCCCCGAAGAATACGCGACCTGGGCCGCCGAGCATGTGCTGCTGGGCGTCCAGGTCGAGACGCGCGCCGCGCTCGACGACCTCGACGCCATCCTGGCGGTTCCCGGCCTCGATATGGTGCTCGGCGGCCGCGGGACGCTGGCGGCCCAACTCGGCGTCCCCGGGCAGCGCGATCATCCGAGGGTCGTGGAGACAGAGGCGCGATTGATGGATCGCGCCAGGGACGCGGGCAAGATCATCTCCATCACGTATATGCCGGTGCGCGATCCCGCGCAGACGACTCCCGTCTGTGACTGGATCGCGCGCGGGATCCACAGCGTGGCGCTCGGGCTGGACGCCGATTTCGTATACGTCTACCGGCGTCTCCTCGCGACGCTCGCGCCCGCGGCGCCGGCGCGCCGGCGGGAGGTCTGA
- a CDS encoding cyclase family protein: MAPRCVNLAQPWFTGMPHGRHHDVPSFEPRPHTVTFPGGSARVSITEIHTAAHVGTHIDAARHFFPDGPSIDAYPTARFVGPGIVLDAAREGPVPLTACELRAMHPEIRRGDIVFIYFGYAERFGRDDYRIHPYLSVDAAEFLIERGVNIVGTDTITPDAPGVTRQSGFDWPIHRRLLSRDVLIVENLGPGLRDVRGRRLTLAVLPMRIRGGDGSPVAACALFEDG, translated from the coding sequence GTGGCGCCGCGGTGCGTGAATCTCGCGCAGCCGTGGTTTACCGGCATGCCCCACGGCAGGCACCACGACGTCCCGTCGTTCGAGCCGAGACCGCACACCGTCACGTTCCCCGGCGGCAGCGCCCGGGTCTCGATCACGGAGATCCACACCGCGGCCCACGTGGGCACGCACATCGACGCGGCGCGCCACTTCTTCCCGGACGGGCCGTCGATCGACGCCTATCCCACCGCGCGGTTCGTGGGGCCGGGCATCGTCCTCGACGCGGCGCGGGAAGGACCGGTGCCGCTGACCGCGTGTGAGCTGCGGGCGATGCATCCGGAGATCCGGCGGGGCGACATCGTGTTCATCTACTTCGGGTACGCGGAGCGGTTCGGGCGGGACGACTACCGCATTCATCCGTACCTCTCGGTGGACGCCGCCGAATTCCTCATCGAACGCGGCGTGAACATCGTCGGGACCGATACGATCACGCCCGACGCGCCGGGCGTCACCCGACAGTCCGGGTTCGACTGGCCGATCCATCGGCGGCTGCTGAGCCGCGACGTGCTGATCGTGGAGAACCTCGGCCCCGGGCTCAGAGACGTGCGAGGTCGCCGGCTGACGCTTGCCGTGCTGCCGATGCGAATTCGAGGGGGCGACGGATCGCCGGTCGCCGCCTGCGCGTTGTTCGAAGACGGATAG